Within the Pseudonocardia alni genome, the region GCGGACCTCGCCGACGACCAGCCGGTCCGGACGCATCCGCAACGCCTGACGCACCAGCTCGCGCAGCGGCACCCCACCCGAGCCCTCGATGTTCGGCGGCCGGGCGACCAGCCGCACGACGTGCGGATGACGCGGGGAGAGCTCCTCGGCGTCCTCGACGGTGATGAGCCGCTCGCCGGGATCGACCGCGCCCAGCAGCGCGTTGAGCAGCGTGGTCTTGCCACTGCCCGTCCCACCGGCCACGAGCACGGCCAGCCGGGCGGCGACGATCGCGCGCAGCAGGGCCTCGCCGGTCGCGTCGAGGGTGCCGGTCCGCCGGAGCGCGGCCAGGTCGTGTCCGGCGGGGCGCAGCACCCGCAGCGAGATCGCGGTCCCGGCGGCCGCCACCGGTGGCAGGACGGCGTGCAGCCGGACCCCGGCATCGGGGAGCCTGCCGTCGACGCAGGGACTCGCGTCGTCGAGCCGGCGGCCTGCGGCGAGCGCCAGGCGCTGGGCGAGCCGCCGGACCGCGGCCTCGTCGGTGAAGGTGATGCCGGTGCGGCGCAGCCCGTCGCCGCGGTCGACCCAGACGGCGTCGGGCGCGCTGACCAGCACGTCGGTGGTCGCCGGATCGCGCAGCAGCGCGTCGAGCGGGCCCGCTCCGGTGAACTCCTGGCGCAGGGTGCGGAGCGCGGCGAGGACGTCCAGATCGGACGCGACCCCACCGGACTCGGCCCGCACCGCCGCGGCGACGGCGGCCGGCCCGGTCTCGCCGCCGGCGTCGGCCAGCCGGGCCCGCACCCGGTCGACCAGCGGGTTCACGACGCCGCCCGCCGGGAGCCTGCCGTGCCGCAGAGGCGCTCGTGCACGGCCCGGGCCGCGGTGGCGAGCGGACCCCGCCCGGAGCCGGGGGTCCGCCCCCGTTCGAGGGCACCGGCGAGGTCACGCTCCGGGCGCATGGTCGTGAGCAGTGGCAGCCCGAGGGAGGCGACGACCTCGTCGGGGGTGATACCGCCGGGGGACGGCCCGCGCACGATCAGCTCCACGGCCCGGGCGTGCTCGGCGAGCACGTCGGCGACCCGGGCGGCCGCGGCGCAGGGCCGCAGCCCGGCGGGGACCACCAGGACGGTCAGGTCGGCGGTGCCGAGAGCGGTGAGCGCGGCGTCGGTGGGGTAGCGGGGCAGGTCGCACACGACGGTGCCGCCCGCGCGACGCCCGGCGTCGAGGACCGCGGTGACCGCGGCCGGCTCAGGGCCGTGCGGGGAGCGCGCGCAGGACAGGACCGACAGCGCGGTGCGCCCGGACCCGGCCCGCGGCAGCGCGGCGTGCAGCGACGCGGCGCGCACCCGGCCGTCGCCGACCGACAGCTCCGGCCAGCGCAGCCCGGCCTCCTGCTCCAGCCCGACCATCAGGTCGAGGCCGCCGCCGAGCGGGTCGCAGTCGACCAGCAGCGCGGACTCCCCGGCCCGTGCGGAGGTCAGCGCGACGGCGGTGGCGAGCACCGAGGCGCCCGCTCCACCGCTGCCGCCGACCACGGCCAGCACCCGGCCGGCCCGCCCGTCGCCCGCTGCGCGCTCCCGGGCGTCGGCGAGGATCCCGGCCAGCCCGGCCTCGCCCTGGGGGAGCTGCACGACCCGGTCCGCGCCGAGGGCGACCGCGATCCGCCAGTCCTCTGCGGCGGGCTCGCCGGGGACGGTGATCACGACGCCGTCGCGGCGTGGGAAACCGGCCTCGCCGCAGCGCCGGGCCCCGGCCCGGTCGAGCAACACGACCGGTGCGCGGGCCCACGCACGGCGGGCGTCGGCCGCGTCGACCGCGCGCTGGGCGTCCATGTCGGCTGCCGCGGCGAGTCGCAGCAGCGCGTCGAGCAGCTCGGGATCGTCGGCCACGATCAGGCAGCGCCGGTCCATCGCGTCGTCCTCCACACCGGCCCGCCGGTGCGGGCCCCGGTGTCGAGCGTGCGGTCCCGGGAGGGCCCCGCCGGCCCCGATCGCCGGCCTGTGGACAACGTCGTGGAAACGGCTCGACCTGTGGACAACCCACGGGTTCCGTCGGTGTCGTGCGGGAGGATGGAGCACGGGGGAGGGCCCTCGCGGGCGCGCCACGGAAGAGCAGAACCGAAGCGGCGGGCAGCGCACCGGATAGGCGGGCGACCGACACGACCGTGTCGTCCGACCCCGGACGTAGGACGGCCCCCGCCAGGGGGGATTGGCGGGGGCCGTCGGGCGGTTCAGCCCCGGGGGGTCGAGCTGAACCCGCTCGGACCACGTCCGAGCTCGGTCAACTGTAGCCGGAACATGCCGGTCGCGCCCATACTCCGGCCGTGGCCTGCGCCGACCGGTACCGGCGGCGACGCTCTCGACCCCGACGGGGTGAACTCCGCCACTGACCGGTGGGCGCGTCCGGGCGACCGGTCGCGTACGTTCGATTACCCTCCGCTGCCGGTCATCGGCTTGCTCGTACCCCCGGCCGGGCGGTGCGGGGACGGGCGGCGCCCGTCGTGGGGCCGACGGTCGGCGGGGTGTGGAAGAGTCGGGGACCGGGGACGAGGCGCGTCCCGGTTCGGGCAGGCTGGACGTCGTGCCCGAGTCCTCCACAGCCCCCGTCGCACCGGACCGGACCGCCGGCCCCCGGGCGGTATTCCTCGACCTCGACAACACGATCATCGCCGGGTCGAGTGCGCTGGCGTTCGCGCGTCCGTTCGCCCGCGCCGGTCTGATCGACCGCTCGACCGTCCTGCGCGGGGCGTGGGCTCAGCTGCTGCTCGTGCTCGCCGGGGCGGACGCGTCCACGATGGACACCCTGCGCCGGCGGATGGTGCTGATCTGTCAGGGCTGGGAGGTGGCGCGGGTCCGTGCGATCGTCGCCGAGACGCTGCAGGAGATCGTGGGCCCGCTCGTCTACCCCGAGGCGGTCCGGCTGATCGAGCACCACCGTGCGCAGGGGGCGGAGATCGTGCTGCTGTCGGCGTCGGGGCTGGAGGTCGTCGAGCCGATCGCCGAGCTGGTCGGGATCACGCGCTTCCGGGCGACCCGCATGCACATCGAGGACGGCCGCTACGTCGGGGAGATCGCGTTCTACTGCTACGGGGAGGGCAAGGCCGTCGCGGCCCGGGAGATCGCCGAGGAGCTGGGACTCGACCTCGCGCGGTGCGCCGCCTACACCGACTCGATCACCGACCTGCCGCTGCTGGAGGCGGTCGGGCAGCCGTCCGTCGTGAACCCGGACCGGGAGCTACGGGTGATCGCCCGTGAGCGGGGGTGGCCGGTGCTCGCGTTCGTGCGCGCCGCCTCCCGCCGGGACCGGCTGTTCCGGCTGCGCGACCGGCTGTCCGACCGGTTCGCGGCCGGGGCCCGGGGTGGCGTCCACGCCGGGCGGGCGACCGATGGGGCCGGCGAGGACACCGGTGGGGTCGGCGCGGGCGGGCCCCGGCGGGACCCGGCGCTGCTCGGTGCGGCGGCGGTCGGCGGGGTGCTCGCGGCGTTGGTGGCGGGTGCGGCCGTCACCCGGTCCGCCCGCGGTGGCCGCTGAGGTGATGGCCGGCCCGTGGGTCGGGCGCCGCCGGCTGCGCTGAGCGGCCCGTGCCCGGCTCGTCCGGTGCCCCCACCCGTCCCCGCCGCGACTGCCGCGGACTCGACCGCGTCCCGCCCGTCGATCAGTACGTCAACGCTGTTCGGGCATCCTGCGACCACACTCATGTACTGATCGACACGCGGTGAGCGGACTGCCGGGTGGCGAGGCGCGGGACGGTGCGGAGCACCCCGAGGGCGACTGTCGGTCAGTACATGAATGCTGCTCGGCCGCCGTCGAACAGCACTGATGCACTGATCGACGGAGTCGTGCGGCTCGATGGCGGAATCCGGTCGGTGCGGTGTGGCCGGCCGTGTCGGTGCGGGCGGTGTGGCCGGCCGTGCCGGTGCGGGCAGCGCCGAGGCCGTGCGGGTAGCGGGGCGCCCCGGTGCCGACGGTGTCGGTCCGGGACGCGGCCCGGATGCCGCGCGCGACCGCCGTCCGGGCGTCGTCGTGCACCCACCCGGCGGCCGTCGACGGTCACCCTGTGCTGCTGAACCGGTGCATCCCGGTGCGAGGGTTGCCCGCATCACGTTCCAGGTCTACGAAGGAGACACGGACCCCGGCCGGGCCAGAGGCGTCTCGGAGGAGAAGAGGCGTCTCCCCTGACCGGGCTCCGTACGTGGGAACCGGATCACGTCCACGCCGAGCACGCCGCGGGAGGCATGTCGTCGTGGGCCTGCGAACCGGGACGCCGGGCGCCGAGGCCGCACAACACGGCACGTAGTGCACGCCAGGACGCCGGTTCCCACGTCGGGCCGGGTGGTGCCCCTCGGGGCACCATCCGGCTCTGTCGTGTTCGAGCCCGGCCGGAGCGCGTCGTGTTCGAGCCCGGCCGGAGCGCGTCGTGTTCGAGCCCGGCCGGAGCGCGTCGTGTTCGAGCCCGGCCGGAGCGCGTGGGCCCGGTCGGGGTGCAGCGGCTCGACCGAGGGCGCGCGGGGCCCGTGCCGAGTCCGTGGGCTCAGCCGGACTGCGCGGCGGCGATCGACAGGCCCTCCCGGCCGCCCGCCTCCCACTCCGCGCAGGTGTGGACGATCCAGCGGGCCAGACCGTCGGGCGTCCCGGACGCGAACGCCGCCGCGGCCTCCCGGTACTCCGCGGTGCGGCGCAGGAACCCCACCTCGGGCACCGACAGACCGCGCGGGTCCAGCCCGGTGGACATCGCGGTCAGCCGGGCCGCGGCCCGGGCCACGACGCCGTCGGCGGTGCCGAACGGGGCCAGGGTCAGCAGCTCGCCGTGCACGACGGCGACCAGCACCGGTGCCGGCACGGAGGTGCCCCCGCCGATCAGGTCGGCCAGCGCCGCGAGCCGTCCCGACGTCGCCGGACGCGGCCTGCCCAGCACCTGCTCGTGCTCGGCGGCGGGCACGAGGTCGCCCGCGGCCAGGACGTGCAGCCGGGCGAGCCCCTGCAGCGGCGCGCGACCCCAGGTGTCGAGGAGCTTCGCGCGCTCGTCGGCGATCCGGACGGCGCCGGCGAGGACCGGGTCCGAGACGTGGTCGGCGGTGACCGGCCGCAGCGGGGCACCGTCGACCGCGGCGGACGAGCGGGCCGCGCGCAGGGCGGCCTCGGCGGCCGTCGCGGGCCACCCGCGCCGGTTGACAGGCTGGTTGTGCACCTCGGTGGCCGCGTCGCGGGCGCGGGAGACCGCCTCGGCGACGCCGGGGAGGGCGGCGAGCGGGGCGAGCGGATCGGCTGCTGCGGGGCGGGCCATGGGCGTCATCGTCCCAACCCGTGGGTTACCGTCGGGTAGTACCCCTGCGGTGCGGACCGCTCGACGACCGGTCATGGTGATCCACCGACCGCCGGACGCCCGTCCGTCCACCGCCGAGGGTCCCGCGAACCTCCGTGACGCACCGGGGAGTGGCCCCCGACCTGCGCGGACGGTCAGGTGCGGCCCCTGTGGCCTGTCCGTACCTGTCCCGACAGACGGTGCACGGGCCACGACGTTTCACTAGCGTCATACGGCACACGTGCGCGCACACCGAGTGCGCCCGAGGCCGCCACGCCGGCCCGAAGTGACCCGCCGCGTCGAGGAGGACACGAGGACATGGCCGAGTCCGAGAAGAGTTCTGCGCTCAGCGCACTCTCCACCGAGAGCAGGGCGTTCCCGCCGTCGGAGGAGTTCGCGTCGCAGGCGAACGCCACCGCCGACTGGTACGACCGCGCCGACTCCGACCGCGAGGGGTTCTGGGCCGAGCAGGCCGACCGTCTGCACTGGACGACGAAGTGGGACACCGTCCTGGACTGGGAGCCCCCGTTCGCGAAGTGGTTCGTCGGCGGCGAGCTCAACGTCGCCTACAACTGTGCCGACCGGCACGTCGAGGCGGGCAACGGCGACCGCGTCGCCATCCACTGGGAGGGTGAGCCCGGCGACTCCCGCACCATCACCTACGCCGACCTGCAGCGTGAGGTCTCCAAGACCGCGAACGCGCTGACCGAGCTGGGCGTCGGCAAGGGCGACCGGGTCGCCATCCAGCTGCCGATGATCCCCGAGGCCGTGTTCTCGATGCTGGCCTGCGCCCGCCTGGGTGCGCTGCACAGCGTCGTGTTCGGCGGGTTCTCCCCGGGCGCGCTCAAGGCGCGCATCGAGGACGCCGAGGCCAAGGTGCTGATCACCAGCGACGGCCAGTACCGCCGCGGCAAGCCGGCTCCGATGAAGGAGAACACCGACGAGGCCGTCGAGGGCACCTCGATCGAGAAGGTCCTCGTCGTGAAGCGGACCGAGACCGACGTGCCGTGGACCGACGGCCGCGACGTGTGGTGGCACGACGCCGTCGACGGTGCCTCCGACCAGCACACCCCGGAGTCCTTCGACTCCGAGCACCCGCTGTTCATCCTCTACACCTCGGGCACCACCGGGAAGCCGAAGGGCATCCTGCACACCTCCGGCGGCTACCTCACGCAGTCCGCCTACACCCACGACGTGGTGTTCGACCACAAGCCGGGCGAGAGCGTCTACTGGTGCACCGCCGACATCGGCTGGGTCACCGGGCACACCTACATCGTCTACGGGCCGCTCGCGAACGGCGCCACGCAGGTGATGTACGAGGGCACGCCGAACACCCCGCACGAGGGCCGGCACTGGGAGATCGTCGACAAGTACAAGGTCTCGATCTACTACACCGCCCCGACGCTGATCCGCACGTTCATGAAGTGGGGCGAGGACATCCCCGCGAAGTACGACCTGTCCTCGCTGAAGGTGCTCGGCACGGTCGGCGAGCCGATCAACCCCGAGGCCTGGATGTGGTTCCGGGAGAAGATCGGCAAGGAGAACTGCCCGATCGTCGACACCTGGTGGCAGACCGAGACCGGCTCGCAGATGATCGCGCCGCTCCCGGGCGTCACCGCGACCAAGCCCGGCTCGGCCATGCGTGCGCTGCCGGGCATCTCCGCCACGGTCGTCGACGACACCGGCACCCCGGTCGGCAACGGCGAGGGCGGCTACCTGGTCCTCGACAAGCCGTGGCCGTCGATGCTGCGCGGCATCTGGGGCGACACCGAGCGCTACAAGGACACCTACTGGTCCCGCTTCGCCGAGCAGGGCTACTACTTCGCCGGTGACGGCGCCAAGTACGACGACGACGGCGCCATCTGGCTGCTCGGCCGCGTCGACGACGTCATGAACATCTCCGGGCACCGCATCTCGACCACCGAGGTGGAGTCGGCGCTGGTCAGCCACCCGACGGTCGCCGAGGCCGCGGTCGTGGGCGCCTCCGACGAGACCACCGGCCAGGGGATCGTCGCGTTCGTCATCCTGCGCGGGAGCGCGTCGAAGGACGAGGCGAAGGGCGAGGAGGCCATCAAGGCGCTCCGCGACCACGTCTCCAAGGAGATCGGCCCGATCGCCAAGCCGCGCCAGATCCTGGTCGTGGAGGAGCTGCCGAAGACCCGCTCCGGCAAGATCATGCGCCGCCTGCTGCGCGACGTCGCCGAGAACCGGGACGTCGGCGACGTCTCGACCCTCGCCGACTCGTCGGTGATGGACCTGATCTCGTCCGGCATGAGCGAGTCCAAGGAGGACTGACCCTCCGGTCCCGGCGGCCCCGGGCCCGTGTTCACCGCACGGGACCCGGGGCCGATCGGCGACACTGGTCGGTGTGGACGACCCGATCGAGGTGCGGCGGGGCTTCGTCGTGCCCGCCCGCGAGCTGCGCTGGCGGTTCTCCCGTGCCTCGGGGCCCGGTGGGCAGGGCGTCAACACCACCGACTCGCGGGTGGAGCTGTCCTTCGACCTCGCGGCCTCGCCGAGCGTCCCCGACGACCTGCGCGACCGCGCCCTGTCACGGCTGGCGAACCGGCTCGTCGACGGCGTGCTCACCGTCGTCGCCTCCGAGCACCGCAGCCAGCTCCGCAACCGCGAGGCCGCCCGCGGGCGGCTCGCGACCCTGCTCGGCGAGGCGACCGCGGCGGGCCCGCGCACCCGTCGCCCGACCCGTCCGACGCGCGGTTCGCAGCGTCGCAGGCTCGACGCCAAGAACCGGCGCGGGCAGATCAAGAAACTGCGCGGCCGCCCGGACGAGTGAGGCCGTGTCCCCGGCGTGGCGCAGCCGAGCGGGTCGCCGGACCCCGTGGCACGATGGCGGCTCACCGAACGACGGCCGTCCGGGGGATCCCCAGCGCCCCGGGCAGGCGAGTGCACCAGCAGGAGGGAAGACGGTGGCCAGCAACAGCCAGTCGGGCAACGCGGAGGTTCCGCCGGTCCTGCCCTCGATCCCGCTCACGAACGAGCCGGGGCCGCGCGACGCGTCCCTCGGTGCCCTCGCGAAGGACGTCACCACCCACCTCTCCACCCTGGTCCGGTCGGAGGTGGAGCTCGCCAAGGCCGAGGTCACGGCCGAGGTGAAGAAGGGCGTGCAGGGCAGCGTCTTCTTCGTGATCGCGGCGGTGGTCGGGCTGTTCAGCCTGTTCTACCTGTTCTTCACCCTGGCCGAGTTCCTGTCGCTGTGGCTCAACCGCGCCGCGGGCTTCGGGATCACGTTCCTGTTCATGCTGCTCGTCGCCGGCCTGTTCGGCTTCCTCGGCTACCTGCGGGTCCGCAAGATCCGCAAGCCCGAGCGCACCATCGACTCGCTCAAGGACTCCGCCCAGGTGCTCGCCCAGCGCGGTCACCGCGGTGACCGCGACAACGTCCGCGAGATCGCCGACGGCACCTCCGGGCGGCACGCCGCCGCGGGCTGATCCGGCGTGTCCGCGACGACCGGTACCCCGCCCGACCCCTCGGTCGTCCGGGTGCCCGGTCCGTGGACGCACCGCGCGGTGTCGGCCAACGGCATCCGCATCCACCTCGCCGAGTACGGCCCGCCGACCGGCCCGCTGGTCGTGCTGCTGCACGGCTTCCCGGAGTTCTGGTGGACCTGGCGCCACCAGCTCCTCGCCCTCGGCGGCGCCGGCTACCGGGTCGTCGCGCCCGACCTGCGCGGCTACGGCGACACCGACAAGACCCCCCGCGGCTACGACCTGTGGACCCTCGCCGGTGACTGCGCCGGGCTGATCCGGGCGCTCGGGGAGCCGCGTGCCCACGTCGTCGGGCACGACTGGGGTGCCGCCATCGGCTGGACGGTCGCCACGCTGCACCCGCGGCTGGTCGTCTCGCTCACCGGGCTCGGGGCGCCGCACCCGGTCGTCATGCGTGACGCGGTGCTGCGCGACCCGCTCGGGCAGGGCCGCGCGAGCCGCTACATGGCCGGGTTCCAGCTGCCGCGGCTGCCGGAGCGTTCGCTGCGTGCCGACGGCGGCGCCCGGGTCGGGCGGATCATGCGGGCGTGGGCGGGGCCGGAGTGGGCCGCCACCACCGACTTCGCCGACGCCGTCGCCCGCAACGCCGAGGCGATGCGGATCTCCACCGTCGCCCACTGCAGCCTCGAGTACTACCGCTGGTCGATGCGTTCCCAGGTGCGCCCCGACGGCCGCCGGTTCGCCCGCGAGCTCTCCCGGCCGGTCGGGGTGCCGGTCCTGCAGGTGCACGGCGCCGACGACCCGTGCGTGCTCGACACCACCATGCGCGGCGACGAGCGGTTCGCCGGCGCCGGGCTGACCCACCACACGCTCCCGGCCACCGGGCACTTCCCGCAGCAGGAGCACCCCACCCACGTCACCGCGCTGATCGGGGCCCACCTGCAACGCTGCAACGGCTGAGCGGACACCGGTTCCCCGTCGTCCGACGTGCACGGATACGCTCGGCCACCGTGCGGATCCTGATCGTGGGAAGCGGTGCGCGAGAGCACGCCATCGCCGTGGCTCTGGCGCAGGACCCGGAGGTGACGGCGCTCGCTGTCGCCCCCGGCAACGCGGGGACGGCCGCGGTGTCCGAGCAGCTCGGGCTCGACGTCACCGACAACGGCGCCGTCGTCGACGTGGCGCGGACCTGGCAGGCGGACCTGGTGGTCGTCGGGCCGGAGGGCCCGCTGGTCAACGGTGCGGCCGACGCGGTGCGCGAGGCCGGCATCCCCTGCTTCGGTCCGAGCGCCGAGGCGGCTCGGATCGAGGGGTCCAAGGCGTTCGCGAAGGCCGTCATGAGCGCGGCCGGGGTGCCGACGGCCTCGTCGGTCGTCGTCGACAACCCGGCGCACCTCGACACCGCGCTGTCGGTGTTCACCCCGCCCTACGTCGTCAAGGACGACGGGCTGGCCGCGGGCAAGGGCGTCGTCGTGTCCGGCGACATCGAGGTGGCCCGCGCGCACGCCCTCGGGCTGCTCGACGCCGGCCACCCGGCGCTGCTGGAGTCCTTCCTCGACGGGCCCGAGGCGTCGCTGTTCTGCCTCGTCGACGGCGCCACCGTGGTGCCGCTGCTGCCCGCGCAGGACTTCAAGCGCGTCGGCGACGACGACTCCGGCCCCAACACCGGTGGCATGGGCGCCTACTGCCCGCTGCCCTGGGCGGGCGAGGACCTCGCCGAGGAGCTGGTCACCCGGGTCGTCGCGCCGGTCGCCGAGGAGATGGTGCGCCGCGGTACCCCGTTCACCGGGTTGCTCTACGCCGGTCTCGCGCTGACCTCGCAGGGCCCCGCGGTCATCGAGTTCAACTGCCGCTTCGGGGACCCGGAGACCCAGGCCGTGCTGGCACTGCTGCGCACCCCGCTGTCGCAGCTGCTGCTCGCCACCGCGACCGGCACCCTCGCCGACCAGCCCGCGATCGAGTGGGCCGACGGGTCGGCGGTGACGGTCGTCGTCGCCGCGGATGGCTACCCGGCCACCCCGCGGCTCGGTGACGTCATCAGCGGCGCCGACGGGGAGGGCGTGCTGCACGCCGGTACCCGTCGCCGCGACGACGGCGCGGTCGTCTCCTCCGGCGGGCGCGTCCTGTCGGTCGTGGGCACCGGCTCCGACCTCGCCGCCGCCCGGGCCGAGGCCTACGCCCGGCTGGAGCCGGTCCGCCTCGCGGGTTCGCACCACCGCACCGACATCGGGCTGAAGGCCGAGCGCGGAGAGGTCAGCGTGCCCGTCACGCAGGCCTGATGTTGCGCGGGCGTTACCGCCGTATGGCGTAACCCCCATAGTCCGAATGGCCTGACCTGGGCCTCCGTACCTCATTGTTCGATGATCATGAAGAGCCGGTAAAACCGGACACCAGGGTTTGATCTCCACCGGTTCGTCGAGGAATCGTCCTGTGGCACAGGGACACAGCCCGTGTCCCTGAACCACAGGAGGATCACCATGGCCCACGCTCCCCAGCAGGCCCGTCGTCGTCGCGCCCTCGCCCTCGTGGGTGGCGTCGTCGCCGCGCCGCTCGCCGCCCTGGCGCTCACCGGCACCGCGCAGGCGGCCGAGCTGACCCCGGTCGCCGAGTACCTCGACGACACCGTCGCCGACACCGACGCGCAGATCGGCGCCGTCGTCGACGCCCTGGGCTTCGAGGCCGAGTGACACCGGGCGGGCCCCGCGTCCGCCCCGGTTCGTGACCGACCGCGCGCCCGGGAGTGGGCTCCCGCCCGGGCGCGCGGTCCGGTCCCGTGCCGGGCCGCCGCCTAGGCTCGGCGGCGTGACCCGCCTGACCGTCGCCGCCCGTGCCGCCGTCGCCCCGTTCCACGTCATGGACGTCTGGGCGGCCGCCGCCGAACGGGCCCGCACCCACGGCGACCTGATCAACCTCTCGGCCGGTCAGCCGTCGACCCCGGCGCCGGAACCCGTGCGCGCGGCCGCCGTCGCCGCGGTGCAGTCGGAGGTGCTCGGTTACACCGTCGCCCCCGGCATCGCGGAGCTGCGCGAGGCCGTCGCCGGGCACTACCGGCGCACCCGGGAGCTGGAGGTCGACCCGGGCGACGTCGTGCTCACCACCGGGTCCTCCGGCGGGTTCCTGCTGGCTTTCCTCGCCGCGTTCGACGCGGGTGACCGCGTCGCCATGGCCCGCCCCGGCTACCCCTGCTACCGCAACATCCTCGCCGCGCTGGGCTGCGAGGTCGTCGAGCTGCCGTGCGGGCCGGCGACCCGGTTCCAGCCCACCGTGGAGATGCTGGAGGCGCTCGACGAGCCGGTGAAGGGCCTGATCGTGGCCAGCCCGGCGAACCCCACCGGAACCGTCCTCGACCCCGCCGAGCTGGCGGCGCTCGCGTCGTACTGCGAGGAGCGCGGCATCCAGCTCGTCAGCGACGAGATCTACCACGGCATCACGTTCCCGGGCAGCCCCGCGACGAGCAGCGCCTGGGAGACCTCGCGGGAGGCCGTGCTGGTCAACTCGTTCTCGAAGTACTTCTCGATGACCGGCTGGCGCCTCGGCTGGCTGGTGTGTCCGCCGCGGCTGCGCCGCACCGTGGAGGGGCTGGCCGGCAACTTCACCGTCTGCCCGCCCGCGCTGCCCCAGCACGCGGCGCTCGCCGCGTTCGACGAGGCGAGCTACGCCGAGGCCGACTCCCACGTCGTGCGCTACGGCCGTAACCGGGACCTGCTGCTCGACGGCCTGCGCGGGCTCGGGATCACCCGGCTCGCCCCCGCCGACGGCGCGTTCTACGTCTACGCCGACATCGCGCACCTGCTGCGCGAGGGCGAGGACTCGATGGCCCTGACCTACCGGCTGCTCGCCGACACCGGCATCGCCGTCGCACCGGGGCAGGACTTCGACCCGGTCGACGGCGGCGCCTACATCCGCTTCTCCGGCGCCGGGACGCCCGAGGGCATCACCGAGGCGCTGGAGCGGCTGCGGGCCTGGGTCTGAGCCGGCCTCAGAGCACCAGCTCGGGCTTCACCGCCGTCGCCGTCCACACCCGCTTGCGGTATGCCGCGAACGTCGCCAGCGCCAGCGCCCCGACGAACCAGGCCAGCAGCACCGGCACCGCCGTCCCGACGACACCCGCCAGCTCGCCGCCGTACATCAGGTGGCGCAGTGCGTCGACGGCGTAGCCCATCGGCATCACGTGGTGCACCGGGTAGAGCGGCCCGGGGATGGTCTGCCACGGGAACGTTCCGCCCGCCGAGACGAGCTGCAGCACCATCAGGACGAGCCCGAGGAACTGCCCGACCGCGCCGAGCAGGGCGTTGAGGGCGTGCACGATCGCGGTGAACGTCATCGAGGTCAGCCACAGCAGCGCCAGCGTCGCGAACGGGTGCACCGGGGTGATCCCCAGCAGCAGCGACACCACCGCGTACATGCCGGTGACCTGCACGACTCCCAGCAGGCCGGCCGGGATCCAGCCGCCCAGCGCGATCCGCAGCGGGCTCTGCCCGGCCGCGATCGCCCGTCGGGACAGGGGCTGGACCAGCAGGAACAGCACGTAGCCGCCGATCCAGGTGGCGAGTGCCATGAAGAACGGGGCCAGCCCGGCGCCGTAGGTGTCGGCCTGGGAGTAGGCGACGTCGCGGGTGGCGACGGGGTCGCCGATGTTCGCGGCGGTGGCCTCCCGGACGCCCGGGGCCGGGTTCGGGATGTCGTCCAGGCCCGAGGCCAGGCCGTCGTGCAGCCGCGTCGCGCCGGTGGCGAGCTCACCGGTGCCCGAGTCGAGCCGGCGCGCCCCGTCGGCGAGCCGGTCGGTCCCGTCGACCGCGGTGCGCTCCCCGGCGACGAGCCGGTCCGCCCCGGTCCGCAGCGCGGTGGCGCCGGTGGACAGCTGCGTGGCGCCGTCGGAGAGCTTCCGGACGCCGCCGGACAGCTCGGTCGCGCCGTCGCGCAGGGTCCCGGCGCCGTCGGCGGCGCTCGCGATGCCGCGGCTGAGCTGCGGGGCCGACGCGGCGAGCTGCTCGGCGCCGTCGGCGACCCGCCCCGCGCCGGAACCGAGGCGGTCGAGCTGCCCGGACACCTGCTGGACGCGGGCGTTGCCGTCGACCAGCGGCTGCTTCGCGGTCGACAGCGCGGCCAGGGCCTGCTGCACCTGCTCGTCGGTGAACCCGCGCTCGCGCAGGTTCGCGGCGATGG harbors:
- a CDS encoding TadA family conjugal transfer-associated ATPase encodes the protein MNPLVDRVRARLADAGGETGPAAVAAAVRAESGGVASDLDVLAALRTLRQEFTGAGPLDALLRDPATTDVLVSAPDAVWVDRGDGLRRTGITFTDEAAVRRLAQRLALAAGRRLDDASPCVDGRLPDAGVRLHAVLPPVAAAGTAISLRVLRPAGHDLAALRRTGTLDATGEALLRAIVAARLAVLVAGGTGSGKTTLLNALLGAVDPGERLITVEDAEELSPRHPHVVRLVARPPNIEGSGGVPLRELVRQALRMRPDRLVVGEVRGAEVCDLLAAMNTGHDGGGCTVHANSVREIPARMRALAGLGGMSPAALDGQLTAAVQVVLHMRRRPGAGRTLDEIGVLGRSDDGTLRVTAAWSRGSGAGPGRDELATLLRERGVGVPC
- the ssd gene encoding septum site-determining protein Ssd, which translates into the protein MDRRCLIVADDPELLDALLRLAAAADMDAQRAVDAADARRAWARAPVVLLDRAGARRCGEAGFPRRDGVVITVPGEPAAEDWRIAVALGADRVVQLPQGEAGLAGILADARERAAGDGRAGRVLAVVGGSGGAGASVLATAVALTSARAGESALLVDCDPLGGGLDLMVGLEQEAGLRWPELSVGDGRVRAASLHAALPRAGSGRTALSVLSCARSPHGPEPAAVTAVLDAGRRAGGTVVCDLPRYPTDAALTALGTADLTVLVVPAGLRPCAAAARVADVLAEHARAVELIVRGPSPGGITPDEVVASLGLPLLTTMRPERDLAGALERGRTPGSGRGPLATAARAVHERLCGTAGSRRAAS
- a CDS encoding HAD family hydrolase, encoding MPESSTAPVAPDRTAGPRAVFLDLDNTIIAGSSALAFARPFARAGLIDRSTVLRGAWAQLLLVLAGADASTMDTLRRRMVLICQGWEVARVRAIVAETLQEIVGPLVYPEAVRLIEHHRAQGAEIVLLSASGLEVVEPIAELVGITRFRATRMHIEDGRYVGEIAFYCYGEGKAVAAREIAEELGLDLARCAAYTDSITDLPLLEAVGQPSVVNPDRELRVIARERGWPVLAFVRAASRRDRLFRLRDRLSDRFAAGARGGVHAGRATDGAGEDTGGVGAGGPRRDPALLGAAAVGGVLAALVAGAAVTRSARGGR
- a CDS encoding oxidoreductase, which gives rise to MARPAAADPLAPLAALPGVAEAVSRARDAATEVHNQPVNRRGWPATAAEAALRAARSSAAVDGAPLRPVTADHVSDPVLAGAVRIADERAKLLDTWGRAPLQGLARLHVLAAGDLVPAAEHEQVLGRPRPATSGRLAALADLIGGGTSVPAPVLVAVVHGELLTLAPFGTADGVVARAAARLTAMSTGLDPRGLSVPEVGFLRRTAEYREAAAAFASGTPDGLARWIVHTCAEWEAGGREGLSIAAAQSG
- the acs gene encoding acetate--CoA ligase, translated to MAESEKSSALSALSTESRAFPPSEEFASQANATADWYDRADSDREGFWAEQADRLHWTTKWDTVLDWEPPFAKWFVGGELNVAYNCADRHVEAGNGDRVAIHWEGEPGDSRTITYADLQREVSKTANALTELGVGKGDRVAIQLPMIPEAVFSMLACARLGALHSVVFGGFSPGALKARIEDAEAKVLITSDGQYRRGKPAPMKENTDEAVEGTSIEKVLVVKRTETDVPWTDGRDVWWHDAVDGASDQHTPESFDSEHPLFILYTSGTTGKPKGILHTSGGYLTQSAYTHDVVFDHKPGESVYWCTADIGWVTGHTYIVYGPLANGATQVMYEGTPNTPHEGRHWEIVDKYKVSIYYTAPTLIRTFMKWGEDIPAKYDLSSLKVLGTVGEPINPEAWMWFREKIGKENCPIVDTWWQTETGSQMIAPLPGVTATKPGSAMRALPGISATVVDDTGTPVGNGEGGYLVLDKPWPSMLRGIWGDTERYKDTYWSRFAEQGYYFAGDGAKYDDDGAIWLLGRVDDVMNISGHRISTTEVESALVSHPTVAEAAVVGASDETTGQGIVAFVILRGSASKDEAKGEEAIKALRDHVSKEIGPIAKPRQILVVEELPKTRSGKIMRRLLRDVAENRDVGDVSTLADSSVMDLISSGMSESKED